The following proteins are co-located in the Gloeomargarita sp. SRBZ-1_bins_9 genome:
- a CDS encoding PstS family phosphate ABC transporter substrate-binding protein: protein MWRWSRRCRIGALLVSLLLWIWGCNGGGSTKPARIVIDGSSTVYPISKAVAEAFRQTKPPSLELTVQFSGTTGGFRQFCEGKIDIANASRPINRTEMNLCNRNNVRYIELPIAFDALTVVVNRQNDWVDYLTVQELRTIWEPAAEGKMKRWSQVRATFPDRPLHLFSPGVDSGTFDYFAEAIVGQVDAIRKDVVFSEDDNILVQAIVRDPNALGYFGLAYYEKNKDKMKAVPIDNGKGPVAPTRENVLLYRYRPLTRPLFIYVNAAKAQEKQVLKDFVDFYLKNAPKIVPQVGYIPLTEEHYHLASVTFYRQEVGTVFAGQADFDLTLEELLRKQASFQ from the coding sequence ATGTGGCGCTGGAGCCGACGATGCCGGATAGGGGCTTTGTTGGTGAGCTTACTCCTGTGGATATGGGGGTGTAATGGGGGTGGTTCGACTAAGCCGGCTAGGATTGTCATTGATGGTTCCAGTACTGTTTATCCTATTAGCAAGGCGGTGGCCGAGGCCTTTCGGCAAACCAAACCACCATCTTTAGAATTAACAGTCCAATTTTCGGGTACCACGGGCGGATTTCGCCAGTTCTGCGAGGGCAAAATAGATATAGCTAATGCTTCCCGTCCTATCAATCGCACGGAAATGAATTTATGTAATCGCAACAATGTGCGGTATATCGAACTGCCTATCGCCTTTGATGCCCTGACCGTGGTGGTCAACCGACAAAATGATTGGGTGGATTACTTAACGGTACAGGAGTTGCGAACAATTTGGGAGCCGGCGGCGGAGGGGAAAATGAAGCGCTGGAGCCAGGTACGGGCTACCTTCCCTGACCGGCCTTTGCATCTCTTTAGCCCAGGGGTTGATTCGGGTACGTTTGATTATTTCGCCGAAGCCATTGTCGGCCAGGTGGATGCCATCCGCAAGGATGTGGTGTTCAGCGAAGATGACAACATTCTGGTTCAGGCCATTGTCCGGGACCCTAACGCCCTGGGTTATTTTGGGTTGGCCTACTACGAAAAAAATAAGGACAAGATGAAGGCGGTGCCCATTGACAACGGCAAAGGACCGGTGGCCCCAACTCGAGAAAATGTGTTGCTTTATCGCTACCGTCCCTTAACGCGCCCCCTGTTTATTTATGTCAACGCCGCCAAAGCCCAAGAAAAGCAAGTGCTCAAGGACTTTGTGGATTTTTACCTGAAAAATGCCCCCAAAATCGTCCCCCAAGTGGGCTATATTCCCCTGACGGAGGAACATTACCATTTGGCGTCGGTGACGTTTTACCGCCAGGAAGTGGGTACGGTATTTGCCGGACAGGCGGATTTTGACCTCACCCTGGAGGAGTTACTGCGTAAGCAGGCGAGTTTTCAGTAA
- a CDS encoding Hpt domain-containing protein — MLPEQQRKILMYFIEEAKEHLQTLEQGLMNLQTHSRNSEMVNEMFRAAHSIKGGAAMLGYDSIRRTAHRLEDCLKIVKEHPETQVDHEVEDLFLQGFETLEELIQHLERGDFSEEMGQLALQKAEPIFGLLQQRLTGVPVEGQPTVPANFSKQVLAILRQILELVKQGGGPDGAQQVAALCGRLGALAPAIPTWQTLIQTAQKAVTNPRVPLTKIASVVINELKQASELIQQGKSQQVAPSALLCRLAGVEAAPPAAPQQITIPLEPREAARLLIDHFDPAQLSILAKLLVQALRRPA, encoded by the coding sequence ATGCTACCGGAACAGCAGCGCAAAATCTTAATGTACTTCATTGAAGAGGCCAAGGAACATTTGCAGACCCTGGAGCAGGGATTAATGAATCTCCAGACCCACTCCCGCAACAGTGAAATGGTCAACGAAATGTTCCGTGCCGCCCATTCCATCAAAGGGGGAGCGGCCATGTTAGGTTACGACAGCATTCGCCGCACGGCCCACCGGCTGGAGGACTGCCTGAAAATTGTCAAGGAGCATCCGGAAACCCAAGTGGACCACGAGGTGGAGGATTTATTTTTACAGGGTTTTGAAACGTTGGAAGAGTTAATTCAACATCTGGAACGGGGGGATTTCTCTGAGGAAATGGGGCAACTAGCCCTGCAAAAAGCTGAACCCATTTTTGGCCTGCTACAACAGCGTCTAACCGGGGTGCCTGTTGAGGGGCAACCCACGGTTCCGGCCAACTTTTCCAAGCAAGTGTTGGCCATCCTGCGGCAGATATTGGAACTGGTTAAACAGGGGGGTGGTCCAGACGGGGCGCAACAGGTTGCGGCACTATGCGGTCGGTTAGGGGCGCTGGCGCCAGCAATTCCCACCTGGCAAACCCTCATCCAAACTGCTCAGAAGGCCGTGACCAACCCCCGTGTACCCTTAACCAAAATTGCCAGTGTAGTCATCAACGAACTCAAACAGGCCAGCGAACTGATTCAACAAGGGAAAAGTCAGCAAGTGGCTCCTAGTGCGTTGCTCTGCCGCCTTGCCGGTGTTGAGGCAGCTCCCCCTGCCGCACCCCAACAGATCACGATTCCCCTGGAACCCCGGGAGGCGGCCAGACTGTTAATTGACCACTTTGACCCGGCGCAACTGAGCATTCTGGCCAAATTGCTGGTCCAAGCCCTACGTCGTCCCGCCTGA
- the folP gene encoding dihydropteroate synthase translates to MSFIWGQRTYLMGIVNVTPDSFSDGGDYFAPELAIAHGQRLVAEGADILDIGGQSTRPGAEIIPLEEELRRVIPVITALAQTVTVPLSVDTTRAEVAAQALAAGATWVNDVSGGTDDPDLLAVAAQAGATVVLMHRRGTPKTMQSLTHYDDLIGEIRDFLGRQVDQARQLGIQQIVIDPGIGFAKDVSQNLTILRELHQFKTLNCPILVGPSRKSFIGHILNQPDPKQRVWGTAAACCAAIAHGADIVRVHDVAAMKQVTQVADAIWRERLTENSPAYAVTPPG, encoded by the coding sequence ATGTCGTTCATCTGGGGCCAACGCACCTATCTCATGGGCATTGTCAACGTCACCCCCGACAGTTTCAGTGACGGTGGCGATTACTTTGCGCCGGAATTGGCCATCGCCCACGGGCAGAGACTGGTGGCGGAAGGAGCCGATATTTTGGATATTGGCGGCCAATCCACCCGACCCGGTGCGGAGATCATCCCCCTGGAGGAGGAATTGCGGCGCGTGATCCCCGTCATTACCGCTCTTGCCCAGACCGTTACCGTTCCCCTTTCTGTGGATACCACCCGGGCAGAGGTTGCCGCCCAAGCCCTAGCTGCAGGGGCCACCTGGGTCAACGACGTATCCGGCGGCACCGACGACCCCGACCTTTTAGCGGTAGCCGCCCAGGCAGGCGCAACAGTAGTACTGATGCATCGGCGGGGCACCCCCAAAACCATGCAAAGCCTGACCCACTACGACGACCTGATCGGAGAAATTCGCGATTTTTTAGGACGGCAAGTTGATCAAGCCCGGCAACTGGGCATCCAACAAATTGTGATTGACCCCGGCATTGGTTTTGCCAAGGATGTCAGCCAAAACCTCACCATTTTGCGGGAGCTACACCAATTCAAAACCCTCAATTGCCCCATTTTGGTCGGTCCTTCCCGCAAAAGTTTTATTGGGCATATCCTCAACCAACCCGACCCCAAACAGCGGGTATGGGGAACCGCCGCCGCCTGTTGTGCCGCCATTGCCCACGGGGCCGACATTGTGCGGGTACACGACGTAGCGGCCATGAAACAAGTCACCCAAGTTGCCGATGCCATCTGGCGAGAACGCCTTACTGAAAACTCGCCTGCTTACGCAGTAACTCCTCCAGGGTGA